One region of Streptomyces capillispiralis genomic DNA includes:
- a CDS encoding MarP family serine protease, translated as MNVLDILLLVAAVWFAIVGYRQGFVVGILSVIGFLGGGLAAVYALPVLWDALTDDSEVSTTAAVVAVVVVIVCASIGQALTTHLGNKLRRYITWSPARALDATGGALVNVVAMLLVAWLIGSALAGTTLPTLGKEVRSSKVLLGVSRALPDQADTWFADFSSVLAQNGFPQVFSPFANEPITDVQPPDPALAGSPVAVRAQRSIVKVMGTAPSCGKVLEGTGFVFGERRVMTNAHVVGGVDEPTVQIGGEGKKYDATVVLYDWRRDIAVLDVPDLKAPALRFTTEDASSGDSAIVAGFPENGAYDVRAARLRGRITANGPDIYHRGTVRRDVYSLYATVRQGNSGGPLLTPDGKVYGVIFAKSLDDAETGYALTADEIQDDIAKGRSANQQVDSDSCAL; from the coding sequence CTGGTCGCCGCCGTGTGGTTCGCGATCGTCGGCTATCGCCAGGGCTTCGTCGTCGGCATCCTGTCGGTGATCGGCTTCCTGGGCGGTGGTCTCGCCGCCGTCTACGCCCTGCCCGTCCTCTGGGACGCGCTGACCGACGACTCCGAGGTGAGTACGACGGCCGCCGTCGTCGCGGTCGTCGTCGTCATAGTCTGCGCCTCCATCGGCCAGGCCCTGACCACCCATCTGGGCAACAAGCTGCGCCGCTACATCACCTGGTCCCCGGCCCGCGCGCTGGACGCCACCGGCGGAGCCCTGGTCAACGTCGTGGCGATGCTCCTGGTGGCCTGGCTGATCGGCTCGGCCCTCGCCGGTACGACGCTGCCGACACTGGGCAAGGAGGTCCGCAGCTCCAAGGTGCTGCTCGGGGTGTCCCGGGCCCTGCCCGACCAGGCCGACACCTGGTTCGCCGACTTCTCCTCCGTCCTCGCGCAGAACGGATTCCCCCAGGTCTTCAGCCCGTTCGCCAACGAGCCGATCACGGACGTCCAGCCCCCGGACCCGGCCCTGGCGGGCAGCCCCGTCGCCGTCCGCGCGCAGCGCTCCATCGTCAAGGTGATGGGCACCGCTCCGAGCTGCGGAAAGGTTCTGGAAGGCACCGGCTTCGTCTTCGGCGAACGCCGCGTCATGACCAACGCCCATGTCGTGGGCGGCGTCGACGAGCCGACCGTGCAGATAGGCGGCGAGGGCAAGAAGTACGACGCGACGGTCGTCCTCTACGACTGGAGGCGCGACATCGCCGTCCTCGACGTACCCGACCTGAAGGCGCCGGCGCTGCGGTTCACGACCGAGGACGCGAGCAGCGGCGACAGCGCGATCGTCGCCGGCTTCCCGGAGAACGGGGCGTACGACGTCCGGGCCGCCCGCCTGCGCGGACGCATCACGGCCAACGGGCCCGACATCTACCACCGCGGCACGGTCCGCCGCGACGTGTACTCCCTGTACGCGACGGTCCGTCAGGGCAACTCCGGCGGCCCGCTGCTGACGCCCGACGGCAAGGTCTACGGCGTCATCTTCGCGAAGTCGCTGGACGACGCCGAGACGGGATACGCGCTCACCGCGGACGAGATCCAGGACGACATCGCCAAGGGCCGCAGCGCGAACCAGCAGGTCGACAGCGACAGCTGCGCGCTCTAG
- a CDS encoding alpha/beta fold hydrolase yields the protein MTEPATPAAQPASAVRLDIPGGAGLTHRDVAANGARFHIAELGDGPLVLLLHGFPQFWWTWRHQLTALADAGFRAVAMDLRGVGGSDRTPRGYDPANLALDITGVVRSLGEPDAALVGHDLGGYLAWTAAAMRPKLVRRLAVASMPHPRRWRSAMLADARQSAAMSHIWGFQRPWIPERRLTADDGALVGKLIQDWSGPRLPDEEALENYRRAMCIPSTAHCSIEPYRWMVRSLARPDGIQFNRRMKRPVRVPTLHLHGSLDPVVRTRSAAGSGEYVEAPYRWRLFDGLGHFPHEEDPVAFSTELINWLKDPEPDR from the coding sequence ATGACGGAACCCGCCACACCTGCGGCGCAGCCCGCTTCGGCCGTACGCCTCGACATCCCCGGCGGCGCCGGGCTGACGCACCGGGACGTCGCCGCCAACGGCGCCCGCTTCCACATCGCGGAGCTGGGCGACGGACCGCTGGTACTGCTGCTGCACGGCTTCCCCCAGTTCTGGTGGACCTGGCGGCACCAGCTGACGGCGCTCGCCGACGCCGGGTTCCGGGCCGTCGCCATGGACCTGCGGGGCGTCGGCGGCAGCGACCGCACACCGCGCGGTTACGACCCGGCCAACCTCGCGCTCGACATCACCGGGGTCGTCCGTTCCCTCGGCGAACCGGACGCCGCGCTCGTCGGACACGACCTGGGCGGATACCTGGCGTGGACGGCGGCGGCGATGCGCCCCAAGCTCGTACGGCGGCTGGCGGTCGCGTCCATGCCGCATCCGCGGCGCTGGCGGTCGGCGATGCTCGCGGACGCCAGACAGTCCGCCGCCATGTCCCACATCTGGGGGTTCCAGCGGCCGTGGATCCCTGAGCGCCGGCTGACCGCGGACGACGGAGCGCTGGTGGGCAAGCTCATCCAGGACTGGTCCGGGCCCCGCCTGCCGGACGAGGAGGCGCTGGAGAACTACCGGCGGGCCATGTGCATCCCGTCCACGGCGCACTGTTCGATCGAGCCGTACCGCTGGATGGTCCGCTCCCTGGCCCGCCCGGACGGCATCCAGTTCAACCGCAGAATGAAGCGGCCCGTGCGGGTGCCGACGCTGCATCTGCACGGCTCGCTGGACCCCGTGGTGCGCACACGCAGTGCCGCGGGATCCGGGGAGTACGTCGAAGCGCCCTACCGCTGGCGGCTGTTCGACGGTCTCGGGCACTTCCCGCACGAGGAAGACCCGGTCGCCTTCTCGACGGAACTGATCAACTGGCTGAAGGATCCGGAACCGGATCGGTAA